TGCCGTCGGCGGTCGCGTGGGTCGTCGTGGTGGTCCTCGCGGTGGCGACGACGGCCGGGCTGGCGGCCCGCTACCTGGCCGACGACGGGTCGCCGTACCCGCTGCTGACCCGCGAGGTCGGCGACCACCCGGTGCTCGCCGCGCTGTTCCTGGTGCTGTCGCTGGCGGCGTACGCCGTGGTGTTCCTGGGCCTGCGGACACTGCTGTCCCGGGACCGGTCGGAGCCGGGGACCGACCCGGCGCCCGGGGTGCCGGCGCGCCTGGCCCGGCTGGTCGGCCTGGTCGAATGGACCTACGCGCGATGGTGGCGGGTGTCGCTGGTGCTCGCGGTGCTGTGGCTGCCGTGGTTCCTCAGCTCGTTCCCCGGCCAGCCGAGTCCCGACCCGTCCAACATGTTCACCGAGTTCGTGTCGCGTCGCTCCGACTTCGCCGGGAGCTCGCCGTTCGCCGACGGCAGCGGCACGATCCCCTACGTCGACTACCCCACGTCGTCCTACCTGGTCACCGACGGCGACAGCCTATGGTCCAACCACCACCCGTTCTTCCTGATGCTGGCCTACGGCTCGGTGAGCTCGGCGAGCATCGCCGTCTTCGACAGCCTGGTGCCGGCGCTGCTGGTGATGTCGGCGGCCTCGGCCCTGCTGACCCTGGTGGCCTTCGGGCGGGCGCTGGCGATCCTCGGCACGCTGGTGCCGGGCTGGCGGCCCCGCACCGCCGCCCTGGCCGTGCTCGCGCTGAGCCCGCTGATCGCGCTCTGGAGCCTGGCCGAGCACAAGAACCAGCTGTTCTGCGCAGCGTTCGTGTGGTGGCTGGCGCTGCTCGCGCGGCTGCTGCACTCCGACGGGGCGGTGCGGGCGCTCGGGCGACGCTGGTACGTCGAGACGTTCGTCGTCTCGCTCCTGATGGCCGTCACGGTGCAGTTCGGGTGGATCCTGCTGGTCGCGCAGGCCGTGGTCATGGCGTTCCGCAGGCGGGAGCGGGTCGCGGTGCTCGTCGCGGTCGGCCTGCCCGCGGTGCTCGTGCACGGCGCGATCATGGCGCTGACGTCGGCCGGTGCGCTGATCCCCTCGGACCCGATCGAGACCAAGGGGGTGCAGCTGCAGGTCCTCGCGCTGATGCTCAACGAGCACCCCGACGCGCTCACCGCCGACCAGCGCGAGGACCTGTCGCGGATCTTCGACCTCGACGCGTTCGTGGCCAGCTTCGACCCCTCGACGTCGGACCCGCTGAAGTCGACCGGGCCGCTGTCGCGCAAGACGTCGAGCTTCCGCTACGAGACGGTGCAGCCCGAGGACTGGGACACGTTCGACGCGATCGTGCTCGACGTCGCGTCGCGCTATCCCGGGGCCTTCGTCGACGGCCTGTTCCTGAAGTCCTACCGCTACCTCGACCCCTTCGACGAGGGCACCGACTGGTACCCGCCCTGGTCCCCGGCGTACGACCGCACGATCGACGGCCACCGGGTCGCGCCGTTGGAGGTCAACCAGACCGCGCGCGCCTGGACCCGCGACCGGGCCTTCGACTGCTACCAGGTGTCGGCGTGCCGGCCGGTGCTGTCGCACGGCGTCCGCACGATCGTCGTGGTGCTGCTGCTGGTCGCGGCGATCGCCGCCCGCCGTCGCTTCGCCTGGCTGTGGGCGTTGCCGTTCGCGCTGCAGCTGGCGATCGCCGGGGTCTCCCCGCTGAGCGCGGGCGGGCGCTACGTGCTGGCCTTCACCTACGGGTTGGCGATCGTGCTGCTGCTGCTCGCGGTCGAGGACCGGCCATCGCCGGAGCCGGCGCTCGAGCCGAACACCCAGCGGTAGCCGAGGAAGTTCGACACCATCCCCACCCCCATCGCGACGACCTTGGCTCCGGGTTTGACGACCTCGTCGGGCAGGTCGGGGACGACGCCGTGGGCCGCGGCGATCACGCCGAGGATGACCAGTGACTGCAGCACCAGTCCCGAGAAGAGCGTCACCGAGACGAACCCGACGGCAGCCTTGATCCCGGCCGACTCGGCACGGAACACCCACGCCCGGTTGACGAAGAAGCTCACCGTCATCACCGCGACGGTCGAGATCACGTTGGCCGGCACGGCGGGGACGTCGAGCACGACCGCCATCAGCGAGAACAGCAGCAGGTCGAGCGCGGTGTTGGCCAGCCCCACCACGAGGTAGCGGTGGGCGCTGTTGTCGAGCAGGGCCACCTCAGCTGCGCGCGTGGGTCGCGGGCCGCTCCGCCGACATGGCGGGCAGCTGGAGGTAGAACAGCCGACGGGTCTCGCGGGTGCCGCGCAGGACGGCGTTCATCACCATGCCGACGCCGACGAGCAGCGCCGCGAGCACCATCAACGAGGACGCCAGGAACGCCGTGGGGAACCGCTCGACGAGCCCGGTGTCGACGAAGTCGAGGATCACCGGCACCCCGAGGATCAGGCTGACCACGGCGCTGAGGAGTCCGGCGTAACCCATCACCAGCAGGGGACGCTCGTGCAGCAGCAGGTGGCCCAGGAGCCCCAGGATCTTGAAGCCGTCGCGGAACGTGCGCAGCTTGGACTCCGAGCCCTCGGGTCGGTCCTTGAACGCGATCGGCACCTCGGCCTGCGGCACCCGGAGGTTGGCGGCGTGGATCGTCAGCTCGGTCTCGATCTCGAACTCCTCGGAGTTGGCCGGGAACGACTTGACGTAGCGCCGCGAGAACGCGCGGTAGCCGGACAGCATGTCGCTGACCTGCTCGCCGAACATCAGGGTGGTGACCTTGTTGAACGCCGCGTTGCCCATCGCGTGGCCGGGTCGGTAGCTGCCGTCGTCGACGTTGCTGTCGACGCGTACGCCGACCACGTGGTCGAGCGGGCCGCTCACCAGCGTCTCGATGAGGCGGGGCGCGGCCGCAGCGTCGTAGGTGTCGTCGCCGTCGATCATCAGGTAGACGTCGGCCTCGATGTCGGCGAAGGCCCGGCGTACGACGTTGCCCTTGCCCTTGCGGCTCTCGAAGCGGACGATCGCGCCTGCCTCCGCGGCGACCTGACTGGTCCTGTCGGAGGAGTTGTTGTCGTAGACGTAGATCTCGGCGTGGGGCACCGCGGCGCGCAGGTCGGCGACGACCGTGCCGATCGTGAGCTCCTCGTTGTAGCAGGGCACGATCACCGCGACGCGGAACTCATCGAGTGTCATAGCCCAGGACTGTAACGAGGGCGGTGGGTCGGCTCCGATTCCGCGCAGGCCCGGAACGCGGGCTCAGAGGCCGTAGCCGTAGGCGTCGACGGCCACAGGACGGGCGGTGGTGGCTCGCACCGTCAGGGCGCGCCCCGTCGTACGGACCGCCACGACGCGGACGCCGGAGCGGGCCGACGTGGTACGGACGCTCATCAGCCGACGACTGCCGGCGAAGACGGCGGCGTTGCCGAGATTGGGCCCGGTCCGCAGCCAGAGGTACGTCGTCTTGCCGCGGCCCGCGGGTACGGCGACACCGGGCCGGGTGCCGCGAACCACCGTGGCCGACCCTCCCAGGTAGGAGGCCGCGCGGGCCCGGGTCGCCGACCCGGTCACGCGCAGCGCCGTGTCGTCGCGCGGGGCGAGGGAGCACGCGGCGCCGGCGGTGGTGCTGTTGCCGGTGCGGTCGGCCGCGACCGTGCGGAAGCACCACTCGTCGCCCGGAGCGGTCGCGACGCTCACCGCGCCGTCCGAGGAGCCGGAGAGCGTGGACCACGTCCTCACGACCTTCCCGTCCCTGGTCCGTCGGGCATCCACCCTGATCGTGACGGCGCCACCGTCGACCGAGTCGGTCGCCGTCGCGGCGTAGTCCAGGCGGCCCGGACGGACCGTGGCGACGTACGTCGGCAGGCGACGGGTCGTCTTGATCACCGGTGGCTGCCGATCGGCCAGGCCGCTGCTGTGAGCGATCCGGATCTGCCCGGCCGGGTCGACGTAGATCGGGTCGCCGTCACCGGTCGCGTCGACGGCGAGGTCGAACGTCTCGGACGAGAGCGGGCCGTAGACGCGCTCGAGGTGACGGGCGTCGAGCGTGGTCACGACGACGGCGTAGCGGCGGTCGGACGGCGCACTGCCCTCACCCACGAGGGAGAGGACGTGATCGGCGCCCAGCAGCGACCCGAGTCCCGGCAGGCGGTGGGGAGCCAGCACGCCGTGGCGGTCGGTCACGTAGTGCTCGGTGCCGGCGCACTTTTCGAGCTGCCAGCGGCCACGGACGTCGTCGACCTTGGGCACGGCTCCGTCGGCGCAGGTCGCGATGGGCGCGCTCGGCGGGTCGGGCGGGAGCACGGGCGGGGGCGTGGACGCGTCGACGGGGGTCCAGCGGCGCCGGAGGGCTCCGAGGTCGAGCTCGGCCTCGCCCGCGCTGCCGCCGTTCTCGCCGAAGGCCGCCCGCACGATATTGCCGGCGCGCGTGATCCCGCGGGCCGCGAGCAGGCTGGGGGTCGGGCCGCCGAGCGTGCGCACCCCGTCGGCGGCGACTGCGACCAGGTCTCCCTCCGGAGCCGGACCCACCGAGACGACCAGCTCGTCACCGGCCTGGACCGTCGGGACCCCGACGATGGGAGCGTCACCGCTGGAGAATCCGGCTCCCGCGTCGGGGACCAGGACGGGGCCGGCCCGCCCGGTGACGGGGTCGATCTCGGAGATCCACCGGGCACCGTCGGGACCCAGCAGACCGAGCAGGCGGTCGCCGGCGAGTCCGCCGGCGCTCGGCACCAGGTCGCTCGGCACGTCGGTGCGGCCCGCGTCGTGGGCCGGGTCGGTCCAGCGCACGAGGCCCTCGGCGTGACGACCCCAGAGCACCGGGTCGGACCCGCCCCGCGCCGCCAGCACCCGGATCCGCTCGGAACCGTGCTCGACCTCGGTCACCAGCCCGGTGCCGGGCGTGACGACGACCGGGTCGCTTCCGTCGTCGGAGCTGAGGACGGCCAGGTCGGAGTCACCGAGGACCTGGCGGGTCTGCACGTGGTCGTCCAGTGACGCGGAGAGTGCGACAGGAGGACGTCCGTCGAACCAGAAGACCTGGTCTGCCGTCATGACCCACTCGTCGTCGACGGCGACGACGTCGACCAGGTCGTCGATGGACCCCGCCGGGTCGCCGGTGCGGGCCTCCTCGCGGGTCACGTCCACCTCGTTGTCGGAGGACGCACGGCTCGTCAGCACGTAGCCGTCGGCGTACCGCACCGTGAACGATCCGGCCTGCTCGAACTGCCGGACGGGGATGCCGTCGAAACGCGTCGCGAGGGTGAGCCCGAGCTCGCCGGTGGTCGGGTCGAGGTGTCCGGTGTTGTAGAGCACGTAGCTCTCGTCGGCTCCCAGGAACCGCGCACCGTTGGGCAGTCGCGGTCGACCGGGCAGCAGCGAACCGGGAACAGGAGCATCGAGGTCGATGTCGGAGGCGGAGGTGGACGCCGTCGGCGCGAGGTCGGAGAAGGCAGGCGCAACCGGCATCGAGAGCGACGACACGAGCGTCCCGAGAACGACTGCGGCCACGGGAAGCGGGCGCATGCGAGGACTCTAGGTCATCCGACGACGTCATGATCGCGGTTCGTCGTCATCGCTGGGGGGCCTTGATCACCGGGCACCCAGCGGAGCCGGTGGGGTCGGTCGAGAGCGACGCCACTCGCGCTCGAGCAGCCCGTAGACCCACGAGTCCGACACCACGCCGTCGACGACGCAGTCCTCGCGCAGCGTGCCCTCGAGCACGAACCCGAGCTTCTCCAGCACGCGGGCCGACGGCACGTTGCGGGTGTCGGCCTCGGCCTGGACCCGGTTGAGGTCGAGCGTCGCGTAGGCCCAGGTGAGCAGGGCTCGCGCGGCCTCGGTCGCGTAGCCGTGACCCCACGCCGCCTCGGTGAGGCAGTAGGTCAGCGAGGCGCTGCGGAAGGCCGGGTTCCAGCCGGAGATGCCGCACCAGCCCAGGAAGGCTCCGTCGGCCCCGCGCTCGACGACCAGCCGCGCCCCGCTGCCGTCGACGGCCAGCTGACGGCTGGTGGCGAGGAACCGGTCGGTCCGGGCGGAATCGGTCCAGGGTGGTGAGTCCCAGTAACGGAGCACGACGGCGTTGCTCTGCAGCGCGAAGAGCGCGTCAGCATCGGTGTCCTCGAACGGCCGGAGCCGGAGGCGGTCGGTGGTGAGCGTCGGGGTGGTCAGGGACACGCTCGCGATCGTGCCTCATCGGCCGCCGTCCGGCCCGTCCGCCGTGGTGACTAGATCGTGAGGAGCAGCGGGTCCCACCCGTTGTCGATGGTGCCGACGGGCCAGAGCCGGAGGGCGAGCCGCCCGTCGGCGTCCGGCGTACCGGTGAGAGGGCCGGCCACCTGACGTCCGACGTTGCGGTCCGTGACCGTCAGGGTCACCTCGCGGCCCGGGGCCCAGCCGGTCAGGATGGCCGTTCGCTTGTCCTCCGACAGGGTGATGGCAGGGTCGTAGCCCGCGACGCCGGTGACGACCACCTCGACGAAGTAGGTGCCTTCGCTCCGCCACTTCGCGTCGGTGACCTCGACGCGGTAGACGCCTTCGGCGAGTTCTCTGCGCCCTCGGGATAGGGCTCCGTGGCGGGAACGAGGGTCACGTGGATGTCGCCGTCCGGGTTGAGGACCTCACCCGTGATCGGCTGGCCCGGGGCCACGACGCGGTGGTCGCCCGTGGCTCCGAGAGCGGTGTCGCCGAAGGAGGTGAGACAGCTCGCGAGGGCGACCAAGCAGATGATCACGGCCATGGAGGAGGTCACGTCACGAGGAATCGCAGCACGGGCCGCACGATAGGTACGACATCGGTCAACGGGATGAGCCCGACTACTCAGTCCGGCTCCGGCTGAGCGGCCGGCAGCGCACTCGGTGCGGTCGCCTCCCGTTGTCGGTCGACGACGGACGTGCCGGCGTGGTCGCGCAGGTAGTGGAACCCGTGGGGGTCGGTCCACAGGAAGAGTCGGGTGTCGAGGCGCCGGTAGGTCCAGGCGGTGTGGGTTTTCAGTCGGTGGTGATGTCGGCACAGGGGGGCGAGGTTGTGCGAGCAGGTCGCCCCGCCTTGGCCGGGTTCGGTCGACCAGGCGTCGATGTGGTCGCAGTCGCAGCGTCGCGAGGGGCGGGTGCACCAGGGGAACACACAGGTGGGATGCAGGAGCTGGGTCTGCTCACGTAGCCGGGTGGGGATGGCGTAGGACTCGGTGTGGAGGTCCTCGGCGAGGTCGAGGACGGGCTTGACCACGACGTGGGTGTCGGTGCGGGCCAGCCAGTCGCGGACCTGCTGGGCGAGCATGGCGTGGCGGGTGGTGTCGTTGAGGGCGACGGGGTCCAGGCCGAGCAGTCCGAGGTCGGTCAGGTGGAGGAAGAGCACGGCCTGCTTGGACGGTGTGGGCGCCTCGGCACCGTTGAGCAGGGCGAGGGCTTGGGCGGGGTCGGCCAGGACACCTAGGGCGCGGGCGCGGCGTACGTCGAGGTCGGTGTCGTCGCCGGCGGCCTTGAGGGCTGCAGCGACGTGGGTGAGGGTCTGGTGGAGGTCGTGGAGGTCCTTCCAGTCCCCGCGGGCGAACAGCTCGGCGGTGCCGTCGGGTTGGGCGTCACTGTGGAAGCGGACCTCGTGGGACTCGGTGGCGCAGGCTTGGTCGGCTTCGCGGGCCTCGGCGTGCAGCAGCATCATCGCCTGGTCCACCACGTGGTCGAGAGTGACGGTGCCGATGGTGCCGACCACGGGGGCGATCTGGTCATCGACGTAGGCCACCACGTCGGCCGGTGCGGCCAGGACGGCATCGGCGACCCGACGGGCCCGCCAGGCGGGGACCTCACCACCGGTGACACGCGCCCAGGTCCTGGGCAGACGGTGGTGCAGGATCAACGCGTCACGGATCAGGCGTTTGCCCGAGGCGGTGGACATCTTGTTGGCCGCAGCGAACGCCGCGGGGGCATCCCAGGCCACCGGCGGGATGCCGCACCACTCCACCAGATCCTCGCTGGCGGGGTCGGCGGGGTCCAACGCCATCGCGGTCCCGTCGACCTCGGCGTAGGGCACCCCGGTCGCGGTGGTGATCTGCCACCCCTCACCACCCTCGAGGACGGGGTGGGCGTGAGCCCACTCCACGGCCAGCTCCATGATCCGGGCTTCGGCGGCCTCGGCCGCAGCGCGGGCACGGCGGACCTCGTCGAGCAGCAACGCCGGGGTCACGGCGGTGTCGGCGAGGGCGGCGGGCATGCCCCTAGGATACTAGAACACATGTTCGAATGAAAGCCCTGACGGCATCCTGTGCACAGACTCGGACGAGCTCCTCAAGGCTGGCCGCTGGGGCCGAAGCTCGACCTCCGGGCGGAGGAGAGATGAGTCCGTGCGGCCGCCCCGGTCGACACGCGCATGACTGCGACCTACACCTTCGACATCTTCTCCAGCATCGACGGCTTCGCCTCCTACGACGCCCCGGGCGACTGGGGCGGCTACTGGGGCAAGCAGGGCCCGGAGCTGCTCGCCCATCGGCTCGCGGCGTACGACGGCGAGCAGCGGATGGTCTTCGGCGCCCACACCTACCGCGCGTTCGCGCGGATGCTGGCAGCGAGCAGCGAGGGCGACGACGTGCGCGACCCGTGGGTGGACCGGATGCGGAGCCTGCCGACGTACGTCGTCTCCTCGACCCTGGCGGACCCCCTCGACTGGCCGGACGCGACCGTCGTCAGCGGGGACCCGGTCGAGACCGTGGCGAGGCTCAAGGCAGAGTCCGACGTGCCGTTGCGGTCGCACGGCAGCCTGACCCTCAACCGCGCGTTGCTGGCCGCCGGACTGGTCGACCGCGTGCAGCTGACGCTGTTCCCGGTGATCTCGGGCCAGACGGGGGCCGAGCCGATCTTCGCCGGCGCGGGAGACTTCGACCTGGAGCTGCTCGAGAGCCACGCCCTGGACTCCGACACCCTCGAGCTCGTCTACCGGCCGAGCCTGCGCACGTGGGACACCCCCTAGCCACGCGTGCCGCGGGCTCAGCCCACGTGCCAGTAGCGGCGGACGAGGTCGGAGCGCGCCTCCTCGTCCTTGGCCACCTTCTTCATCAGCTTGGCCCCGCCCGCGGCGCGCAGCTCCTCGAGCACCTGGTCGACGAGCGAGGCCGGGAAGACCCCGTCGGCCTCGAAGACCTTCCGCTGCTTCTCCAGCTCGTCGGCCGACTCCTCGCACGACGTCGGCAGCTGCTCGAAGCGGCGGTGGGCGTCGGTGCCGAGGCGCTCGGCCTTCTCGAGCGCGTCGGGGTCGGCCAGGCCGACACGGGCCGCGACGGCCATCCCGGCGAGGAGCAGGTGGACGTCGGCCGACCCGTCGCCCAGACGCAGCTCGATCGTCTGCGGGTGTACGGCGGGCTCGTGGCTCGGCACGTCGCTCTCGGGGGTGCCGGGGTTGGCATGGGCGATCATGTCGGGCAGCACGTCACCGGTCCAGGCGAGCGGCACGCGGACCAGGCCGGTGCGGTCGGTCTCGCCCCAGCTGATCCCCTCCGGCGACTCGTCGCCGTCGGTGAACCGCAGGTAGGACGTCGGGACCGTGTTGCCGAAGGCCGTCAGGGCCTTGGCATGGGTCAGGTAGCCGGCGATCAGCCGGCGGCCGGTGTCGTTGAGGCCGTCGTCGACGATCGCGCTGGCGTCGTCGCGCACCAGCCGGCTGTGCACGTGCAGCCCGCTGCCGGCCCCGTCGGGGCTCACCGACGGGGCGAAGGTCACCTCGAGGCCGTGGGAGGCGGCGACCTCGCGCACGACCCACTTGGCGAGCACGAGCGCGTCCGCGGCCTGCTCCACCGGCACGGGCCAGAGCTCGATCTCGTGCTGCACCAGCTGCCGGTGCTCCTCGAGGATGTTGCCGACCTCGCCGTGCGCGTACTTCAGGCGGACGCCCATGGAGGAGAGGTGACCGAGGACCTGCTCGCGGACCCGCTGCCCCTTGGAGAACGGCGCCGACTCCTGGTAGCCGCGCTCCTCCTCGACGGGGAAGACCCGGTCGGGCTCGCCGACCAGGTAGTACTCCAGCTCGCCGAACGCCTCGAGCACGAGACCGGTCTCCCGCACGAGCGCGTCGGCGGCGCGGCGTACGACCTGCTCGCGGGCGTAGGACAGCGGCTGGCCGTCCTGGTCGTAGAACGAGCAGAGCACGTCGAGCGACCTGCGCTCGCCGAACGGGTTGAGGAACGCCGTGCGGTGCCGCGGGACGATGTAGACGTCGCTCGCCTCGGTGGCGGCCCCCGGGAAGATGCTGGAGCCGTCGACCCGCTCGCCCCGGGCCAGGACCCCGACCAGGTGCTCGCGCGAGGTGATCGGGAACGCGATCGTCTTGAGCCGACCGTCGCCGCCGACGTAGCGCAGGTTGACCTGCTCGAGCCCCAGCTCCTCGACCGCGCGGACGAGGTCGTCGACCGTGAACGTGTGCGCCGGCTTGTCGAGCAGGCGGACGAGCGGGTGGGGTTCGAGGACGTCGGTAGCCATGCCCAGTTGTAGCAGGGCCTCACCAACCCGGGTCTTGTGGACTCAGCGCCCGCGTCGCCACACGACCAGCGCCTGGCTGGCGGTGGGGTCGCGCAGGGCGGGCAGTCGTGAGGGCGGCCCCTCGGCGGCCCGGGCCGTCATGGCTTGACGCAACGCGTCGCGCGTGGCGGCGAGCTCGTGCTGCAGCTCGTCGTTGCGGGCCCGGAGGGCCAGGACCTGGTGCTCGAGCTCGAGGATGCGGCGGACGCCCTCGATGCCGATGCCGGAGGAGGTGAGCTCGGCGATCGAGCGCAGCAGCTCGAGGTCGTGGTGGCTGTAGCGACGACCGCCCCCGCCGGTGCGGCCCGGGGTGATCAGGCCCATCCGCTCGTAGGTGCGCAGGGTCTGCGGGTGCAGCCCGGTCAGCTGGGCGGCGACGCTGATGACGTAGATCGGCGCGTCGGGGGGCGGCGTCGTCGGGTTGTTCACCTGGCGTCCTCGAACAGCCCCGCTCGCAGCGGCTTGCCGGCGGTGGCCTCGCGGTAGGCCTCGACGGCCTCCCGCGCAGCCTGGTCGAGCACCGCCGGCACGTGCACCTGCACGGTGGCGAGCAGGTCGCCGCGGGTGCCGTCGGCCTTGGTGGCGCCGCGCCCCCGCACCCGGAAGGTCCGCCCGTTGGGGGTGCCGGCCGGGATGCGCAACGTGACCGGGGCGCCGTTGAGGGTGGGGACCTTGATCTCGGCGCCCAGGGCGACCTCGTCGAACGAGACGGGTACGTCGAGGGTCAGGTTGTCGCCGGACCGCGCGAACACGCGGTGGGGCGAGACCTTGACCACGACGAACAGGTCGCCGGCCGGGCCGCCGTTGTCGCCGGCCTGGCCCTTGCCTCGCAGCCGGATGCGCTGGCCGTCCTTGACGCCCGCGGGGATGCGGGCCTGGATGGTGCGTGCGGAGGTGCCGCGCCCGCTGCCGTGGCAGGTCGGGCACTTGTCGTCGTAGACGAGCTGGCGGCCGCCGCAGCCGGGGCAGGTCTCGTTGATCGAGAACGCCCCGCCGACCCCGGCGACGACGTAGCCGGCGCCGTCGCACTCGGGACAGATGTGCGGCTTGGTGCCGGGCTTGCCGCCGGTGCCGGAGCAGGTCGGGCACGGCGCGTCGGACGAGAGCCGCAGCGAGATGGTGACGCCCTCGAGGGCATCGACGAACGAGATCGTCGCGCTGGTCTCGACGTCGCCGCCCTTGGCGGGCCGCCGCGGCTGCTGGGTACGCCGGGCGCCCGCGCCGCCGAAGAGGTCGCCGAACATGTCGCCGAGCCCACCGCTGCCGCCGGCCCCGCGGGCCCGGTCGCCGAACAGGTCGTTGAACCCGCCGCCACCGCCCCCGCCGAAGCCGGAGGGCGCGCCGGAGCCGTAGAGCCGGCGCATCTCGTCGTACTTGGCCCGCTTGGCGGTGTCGCCGACGACGTCGTAGGCCTCGGCGACCGCCTTGAACTTCTCGAGGCGCTCGTCGTCACCGGGGTGGGTGTCGGGATGGTTGTCGCGCGCCAGCCGCTTGTAGGCCTTCTTGACGTCGGCCGCGGGGGCGTCCTTGCCCACGCCGAGCACGGCGTAGAAGTCCTTCTGGGCCCACTCGGGCTTGAAGCCGTCGTTGTCAGCCATCCCTCCTCCTCTCCTGGGTCTGCTGCTACTCGGGGTCGACGACGAGGACCTGCGCGGCGCGCACGACCCGGTCGCCGATCTTGTAGCCGGCCTTGGCGATCACCTTGACCGTGGTCACCGTGACCTCGGGGTCGGGCCCGAGGTGGCTCAGGGCCTCGTGGACCGTCGGGTCGAACGCGTCGCCCGCCGCGCCGAACTTGACCAGGCCGGCCGTCGCGACGACCCGCTCGAGCTGGTCGGCGACCGACTTGAACCCGGGGTCGAGCTCTCCGTGCTCCTTGGCGCGGTCGATGTTGTCGAGCACCTCGGTGATCGGGGCGAGCGCGGTGAACTTCGCGTTCTGGACCACGAGCTCGCGGTCGCGCTCG
The Nocardioides plantarum genome window above contains:
- the grpE gene encoding nucleotide exchange factor GrpE; its protein translation is MTERPEDVTPEGEGVEQTPFPDGEMANETEVEAPLEPAAEPEVAESPGDRLVVAERLAEERLADLQRLQAEYLNYKRRVERDRELVVQNAKFTALAPITEVLDNIDRAKEHGELDPGFKSVADQLERVVATAGLVKFGAAGDAFDPTVHEALSHLGPDPEVTVTTVKVIAKAGYKIGDRVVRAAQVLVVDPE